The Plectropomus leopardus isolate mb chromosome 22, YSFRI_Pleo_2.0, whole genome shotgun sequence genome includes a window with the following:
- the cdpf1 gene encoding cysteine-rich DPF motif domain-containing protein 1 produces the protein MEKITGEPRQKTFTCQLCDLSSPYTYYGQKPPNTRAIVLLEECFVTQDPFSPDKEKFLVLGSTCSLCSKCVCVGPDCSLFYTKRFCMQCVNKHLDQFPNQIQSELAKKKQGSKAAVS, from the exons ATGGAGAAAATTACAGGCGAGCCCCGTCAAAAAACATTCACCTGCCAGTTGTGTGATTTAAGCAGCCCTTATACTTACTACGGCCAGAAACCACCAAACACCAGAGCCATTGT GTTGCTAGAAGAGTGTTTTGTGACCCAGGACCCCTTCAGTCCGGACAAGGAAAAGTTCCTTGTTCTGGGTTCAACCTGCAGCCTGTGCAgcaagtgtgtctgtgttggaCCG GACTGCAGTCTGTTTTACACCAAGAGGTTCTGCATGCAGTGTGTGAACAAACACTTGGACCAGTTCCCAAATCAGATTCAGTCCGAGCTGGCAAAGAAGAAGCAGGGCTCCAAGGCCGCCGTCTCGTGA
- the LOC121961562 gene encoding peroxisome proliferator-activated receptor alpha-like codes for MAGDLFSPPSPFGDSLLDSPLCGDLMEDLHDISQSIGDDGLGFDFPVYQSTGSGSESSIGLDTLTPASSPSSWVCVAAPGSEESFSPLNLECRVCSDKASGFHYGVHACEGCKGFFRRTIRLKLEYDKCERNCKIQKKNRNKCQYCRFHKCLSVGMSHNAIRFGRMPQAEKLKLKAESKMVEKEVASPMQADHKILVGQIHEAYMKNFNMNKAKARLILTGKTSKPPFIIHDMETFQLAERTLAAHMVNGDSPEPESRLQAGELVPVAGCRELQQREAEARLFHCCQSTSVETVTELTEFAKAVPGFQSLDLNDQVTLLKYGVYEALFTLLASCMNKDGLLVARGGGFITREFLKSLRRPFSEMMEPKFQFATRFNSLELDDSDLALFVAAIICCGDRPGLVDVPLVERLQESIVQALRLHLLANHPDDNFLFPRLLQKLADLRELVTEHAQLVQEIKTTEDASLHPLLQEIYRDMY; via the exons ATGGCAGGGGATCTCTTCAGCCCCCCGTCCCCATTTGGGGATTCCCTGCTGGACAGTCCGCTGTGTGGAGACCTGATGGAGGATCTTCATGACATCTCGCAGTCTATAGGAGATGATGGGCTGGGATTTGATTTCCCAGTGTACCAGAGCACTGGCTCGGGGTCGGAGAGCTCCATCGGATTGG acACCTTGACCCCGGCCTCTAGTCCGTCATCATGGGTGTGTGTAGCAGCGCCAGGCTCAGAAGAGAGCTTCAGCCCCCTCAACCTGGAGTGCCGGGTGTGCTCAGACAAGGCCTCAGGCTTCCACTACGGGGTGCACGCCTGCGAGGGCTGCAAG GGTTTCTTCAGGAGGACCATCAGGCTGAAACTGGAGTATGACAAGTGTGAACGCAACTGTAAAATCCAAAAGAAGAACCGCAACAAGTGCCAGTACTGCCGATTCCACAAGTGCCTCTCTGTGGGCATGTCCCACAACG CCATCCGGTTTGGTCGGATGCCTCAGGCGGAGAAGCTAAAGCTAAAAGCAGAAAGCAAGATGGTGGAGAAAGAGGTGGCAAGCCCCATGCAGGCCGACCACAAGATTCTTGTCGGGCAGATCCACGAAGCCTACATGAAGAACTTCAACATGAACAAGGCGAAAGCTCGGCTCATACTCACTGGAAAAACCAGCAAGCCg CCTTTCATCATCCATGACATGGAGACGTTCCAGCTGGCAGAGAGGACGTTAGCGGCCCATATGGTGAACGGTGACAGTCCGGAGCCCGAGAGCCGCCTTCAAGCTGGGGAGCTGGTTCCGGTGGCAGGGTGCAGGGAGCTCCAGCAGAGGGAAGCTGAAGCCAGGCTCTTCCACTGCTGCCAGAGCACCTCGGTGGAGACGGTCACGGAGCTGACGGAGTTCGCCAAGGCTGTGCCAGGTTTCCAGAGTCTGGATCTTAATGATCAG GTGACTCTCTTGAAGTACGGCGTTTATGAAGCCCTCTTCACCCTCCTGGCCTCCTGCATGAACAAAGACGGCCTCCTGGTGGCTCGCGGTGGAGGCTTTATCACACGCGAGTTCCTCAAGAGCCTCCGGCGGCCTTTCAGCGAAATGATGGAGCCCAAATTCCAGTTTGCCACACGCTTCAACTCCCTAGAGCTGGATGACAGCGACCTGGCCCTTTTTGTTGCAGCCATTATCTGCTGCGGAG ATCGCCCAGGCCTGGTGGATGTGCCTCTAGTTGAACGGCTGCAGGAAAGCATCGTTCAGGCGCTACGGCTCCACCTGCTGGCTAACCACCCGGACGACAACTTCCTCTTCCCCAGACTGCTGCAGAAACTGGCCGACCTTCGGGAGCTGGTCACCGAGCATGCTCAGTTGGTGCAGGAAATCAAGACGACAGAGGACGCATCCTTGCACCCGCTCCTGCAAGAGATATACAGGGACATGTACTGA
- the cdkn1ba gene encoding cyclin-dependent kinase inhibitor 1Ba — protein MCNKMSDVRLSNASPTLERVDARQPDNVRASVSRNLFGRPDPEEIRRYMTATIQDDVQRFTEIYNFDPVNDRPLSPRNYEWQEDRDAPEFYRRAPHGNQPPRREEDLPGDNNRQDAAERSGERSDQPNRDGSRKRHSGSSGPCSSECQSKRSHTDEDDDEDQSDGAGSQAVKAAEERPSRPERSAEVQ, from the exons ATGTGCAACAAAATGTCAGATGTTCGCCTTTCTAATGCGAGCCCGACATTGGAGAGGGTAGATGCACGGCAGCCGGACAACGTCAGAGCCTCGGTCAGCAGAAACCTTTTCGGTAGACCTGACCCAGAGGAGATACGGAGGTATATGACGGCTACGATACAGGACGATGTGCAGCGTTTTACGGAGATTTATAATTTTGATCCAGTCAACGACAGACCGCTCTCTCCGAGAAATTACGAGTGGCAGGAGGACCGCGACGCACCGGAGTTTTATCGCAGAGCGCCGCACGGGAACCAGCCGCCCCGGCGAGAGGAGGACCTGCCCGGGGACAACAACCGACAGGATGCCGCGGAGAGGAGTGGAGAGCGATCGGATCAACCAAACAGAGACGGTTCGAGGAAGAGACATTCAGGATCATCAG GTCCCTGTTCTAGCGAGTGTCAGAGTAAAAGGTCGCATACCGacgaagatgatgatgaagaccaGTCGGACGGTGCAGGAAGTCAGGCGGTGAAAGCCGCGGAGGAGAGACCCAGCAGGCCGGAGAGGAGCGCGGAGGTCCAGTGA